The Anopheles coluzzii chromosome 2, AcolN3, whole genome shotgun sequence genome window below encodes:
- the LOC125908361 gene encoding uncharacterized protein LOC125908361, whose amino-acid sequence MASNQDKKSGLMSHAISRHYKQRLEEVERELLLAQQPEPPTADDRARDAVPVQFEDVPMPMEVIDDAAPLSESEEEGTTDASSSEDTDVEDIQVEVEMPDHPYGDLSCEDGLRMWALQTGQTHRSLNLLLGHLRHHFPQTKLPRDARTLMNTPVSGAPETALTPIAGGQLWYQGVEKCLLSYFRDCQPTQEGFELNIFVDGLPLHKSSRTQFWPILMQAHNVPHTPVMTVAIFCGESKPLFVKEFLQPFVDEMNRLYVAGLTIKSRSYWVEARATIAEAPARAFIKGVKLHNASSACMKGTIVGELEGHRMYFRYGEQCPPRNHKDFCDDKYPTHVNNPTPFTSLLDCDFVDDVVSAEDMHLIYKGVEAKLLHLWINGFPGVTCYLPRRQQREVSAHLRLLRLPSDYQRKLRDLRYIHLWKASEYRMFLLVAGFVVLKDRLIDAAYQHFMLLMMAVTFMSTTYHVRWA is encoded by the exons ATGGCCTCAAATCAGGACAAGAAAAGTGGCTTGATGTCCCATGCAATTTCCCGGCACTACAAGCAGCGTCTGGAGGAAGTGGAAAGGGAACTCCTTCTTGCCCAGCAGCCAGAACCTCCGACTGCGG ATGACCGAGCGCGTGATGCTGTGCCAGTGCAGTTTGAAGATGTTCCGATGCCCATGGAAGTGATCG ACGATGCTGCTCCGCTTAGCGAAAGCGAGGAGGAAGGTACGACCGACGCAAGCAGCAGCGAGGATACAGACGTGGAGGATATCCAGGTCGAGGTGGAAATGCCAGACCATCCGTACGGAGATCTTTCGTGCGAGGATGGCTTGAGGATGTGGGCCCTGCAAACTGGACAAACTCATCGGAGTTTGAACCTTTTGCTGGGCCATTTGCGACATCACTTCCCCCAGACCAAATTGCCACGAGATGCACGGACGTTGATGAACACGCCTGTGTCCGGAGCACCGGAGACAGCCCTTACACCAATCGCAGGTGGGCAGCTGTGGTACCAGGGTGTGGAAAAATGCCTGCTTTCATATTTTCG CGATTGTCAGCCAACCCAGGAGGGGTTCGAGTTGAACATTTTTGTGGATGGACTACCCCTGCATAAGAGCAGTCGGACCCAATTTTGGCCAATTCTCATGCAGGCTCATAACGTTCCACATACTCCTGTAATGACGGTTGCTATATTCTGTGGCGAATCAAAACCGTTATTCGTCAAGGAGTTTTTGCAGCCGTTTGTGGACGAAATGAACAGACTGTATGTGGCAGGTCTGACAATTAAATCCCGCTCTTACTGGGTGGAAGCGCGTGCAACAATTGCAGAGGCTCCGGCACGAGCATTTATTAAAG gtGTTAAACTGCATAATGCGTCCAGCGCCTGCATGAAGGGCACAATCGTTGGCGAATTGGAAGGACACCGGATGTACTTCCGGTATGGTGAACAATGCCCACCTCGGAACCACAAGGATTTTTGTGACGACAAATATCCAACACATGTCAACAACCCTACGCCCTTTACCAGTCTGTTAGATTGCGATTTCGTTGACGATGTTGTGTCAGCCGAAGACATGCACTTAATATACAAGGGCGTAGAGGCAAAGTTGCTACATTTGTGGATAAATGGCTTCCCTGGTGTAACTTGTTACTTGCCACGTCGCCAGCAACGTGAAGTGTCGGCGCACTTGCGTCTGTTAAGGCTGCCTTCAGATTACCAACGTAAACTGCGCGACCTGCGATACATCCATCTCTGGAAAGCTTCCGAGTACAGGATGTTTCTGTTGGTTGCCGGTTTCGTTGTTCTGAAGGATAGACTTATCGATGCAGCGTACCAACACTtcatgttgttgatgatggctGTGACGTTCATGTCCACCACGTACCAC GTTCGATGGGCTTAA